A single genomic interval of Tsukamurella paurometabola harbors:
- a CDS encoding type VII secretion-associated protein has product MIGLGDPERIVIDCAGDEWYVRGPDGAVRSTAAPADVEEFVAPAVATRQWAQWLADAAGGSAPSRTWTVLAPSVFGAPRRSLIAAAAAALGVDADVLPRAAALADAAGVLFCRRALVLECRGAVAQAHVLVLADGAWRPVAAASHPDPVRAARRVVDDEVDQAIVDGPPEVYRAVRAALATVHLWRVVRTDPADVLALGPDGPPAAEPRPPDPEPEPAAAHRRPRRWPLVVAGAGTVGLVAAGAVACLPGAPPAAPVRPAPPDETFVRVAFDGASVDLPRGWAVSEPGPDRRLAQADDGRRVTVVRTRLRAPSDLAAVAADLESALARRADRRITDLTPSTLVAGREVIGYRERLDAERFVDWYVVVAGTAQLSVGCEAGRTAAPLAGACERAVGTVREE; this is encoded by the coding sequence ATGATCGGGTTGGGGGACCCGGAGCGCATCGTCATCGACTGCGCGGGGGATGAGTGGTATGTGCGCGGGCCGGACGGTGCCGTGCGATCGACGGCCGCGCCGGCGGACGTGGAGGAGTTCGTCGCGCCCGCGGTCGCGACCCGGCAGTGGGCGCAGTGGCTCGCCGATGCGGCCGGCGGCAGCGCGCCGTCGCGCACCTGGACGGTGCTGGCGCCCAGCGTTTTCGGCGCCCCGCGCCGCAGCTTGATCGCCGCTGCGGCTGCGGCGTTGGGGGTGGATGCCGACGTGCTGCCGCGCGCGGCGGCGCTCGCCGATGCCGCGGGGGTCCTGTTCTGCCGCCGCGCCCTCGTCCTCGAATGCCGTGGCGCGGTGGCGCAGGCCCACGTCCTGGTCCTGGCCGACGGTGCCTGGCGCCCGGTCGCGGCCGCCTCCCACCCGGATCCGGTCCGCGCCGCGCGCCGGGTCGTCGACGACGAGGTCGACCAGGCGATCGTCGACGGTCCGCCCGAGGTCTACCGCGCGGTGCGCGCGGCGTTGGCCACGGTCCACCTCTGGCGGGTGGTCCGTACCGATCCCGCGGACGTGCTGGCGCTCGGCCCGGACGGGCCGCCGGCGGCGGAGCCCCGCCCGCCCGATCCCGAGCCCGAACCGGCCGCCGCGCACCGCCGTCCGCGTCGTTGGCCGCTCGTCGTGGCCGGCGCGGGCACCGTCGGCCTGGTCGCCGCGGGCGCGGTGGCGTGCCTGCCGGGTGCGCCACCGGCCGCACCGGTACGGCCCGCCCCGCCCGACGAGACGTTCGTCCGCGTCGCCTTCGACGGCGCCTCCGTCGACCTCCCGCGCGGGTGGGCCGTGAGCGAGCCCGGACCGGATCGCAGGCTCGCGCAGGCCGATGACGGTCGCCGCGTCACCGTGGTCCGCACGCGCCTGCGGGCACCGTCGGATCTCGCGGCGGTCGCGGCCGACCTCGAGTCCGCGCTCGCGCGCCGGGCCGACCGGCGGATCACCGATCTCACCCCGAGCACGCTCGTGGCGGGGCGCGAGGTCATCGGCTACCGCGAGCGACTCGATGCGGAGCGGTTCGTCGACTGGTACGTCGTGGTCGCGGGCACGGCCCAGCTCAGCGTCGGGTGTGAGGCGGGGCGGACGGCCGCCCCGCTCGCGGGTGCGTGCGAGCGGGCCGTCGGCACCGTGCGGGAGGAATGA
- a CDS encoding YbaB/EbfC family nucleoid-associated protein, translating into MSAEMDRIEARAHEQLRVLRRTSAELDGVRVAVSSPDGAIRVELDGVCALVGLTLTPAACRSDGAVLGRRIVDVCAVAAREVQARRAAVMERFHADFAAG; encoded by the coding sequence ATGAGCGCCGAGATGGACCGCATCGAGGCCCGCGCGCACGAGCAGCTGCGGGTGCTGCGCCGGACCAGTGCGGAGCTCGACGGCGTCCGCGTCGCGGTGTCCAGCCCGGACGGCGCCATCCGGGTGGAGCTCGACGGGGTCTGCGCGCTGGTCGGGCTGACCCTGACCCCGGCGGCCTGCCGGTCCGACGGTGCCGTGCTCGGCCGGCGCATCGTCGACGTCTGCGCCGTCGCGGCGCGCGAGGTGCAGGCGCGCCGCGCCGCGGTGATGGAGCGCTTCCACGCGGACTTCGCGGCGGGCTGA
- a CDS encoding PE family protein, translating to MAGSKLSMDPQEAREIARGIERIVEDLRGAQQRFEAHAAPAATGRDEVSVTVARTTQRMGENQLRAAETAVADLRRLGEALSGHVTAVQRGDAELGATLGLVV from the coding sequence GTGGCAGGAAGCAAGCTGAGCATGGATCCGCAGGAGGCGCGGGAGATCGCCCGCGGCATCGAGCGGATCGTCGAGGACCTGCGCGGCGCGCAGCAGCGATTCGAAGCGCACGCCGCGCCGGCGGCCACGGGCCGGGACGAGGTCTCCGTGACGGTGGCGCGCACCACGCAGCGCATGGGCGAGAACCAACTCCGCGCCGCGGAGACCGCGGTCGCCGACCTCCGTCGGCTCGGCGAAGCGCTGTCGGGGCACGTCACCGCGGTGCAGCGCGGTGATGCCGAACTCGGCGCCACGCTCGGCCTGGTGGTCTGA
- a CDS encoding PPE domain-containing protein, producing the protein MLRDPGFTGVDWSARTTERLAGDLLGGAGARPLTTAAQETARLASAYGAAAVQLDRLVVRLDGAVDLGRAESDVRRTGPLPDYARWLARHAADLAEYAAKLAGQAAAYETAARAMPSVADATRMRTDRENAQAAAAAGGPEPAVAALVGAAVDSERVEQQAHGTAAAVMAGFERAAEPLRAPWEFTAPPKVPGARTRTPKDKASGGGAASARGGGSGGVGVPAAPLGAFPVGAVQRDQGGRAAPPPPAASTTSPGGRGVPMMPAGMMGAAGAAAAAKHAAQPAGALPAAGADDENDAFVVHAAPAVLGAHGESLAEEP; encoded by the coding sequence GTGCTCCGCGATCCGGGGTTCACCGGCGTCGACTGGTCGGCCCGCACCACCGAGCGGCTCGCCGGTGACCTGCTGGGCGGAGCGGGGGCGCGGCCGCTCACCACGGCGGCGCAGGAGACCGCGCGCCTGGCCTCGGCGTACGGGGCCGCGGCGGTCCAGCTGGACCGTCTCGTGGTGCGGCTCGACGGCGCGGTCGACCTGGGGCGTGCGGAGTCCGACGTGCGGCGCACCGGCCCGCTGCCCGACTACGCGCGCTGGCTCGCACGGCACGCCGCCGATCTTGCGGAGTACGCGGCCAAGCTCGCGGGGCAGGCCGCCGCCTACGAGACCGCGGCGCGCGCGATGCCGTCGGTCGCCGACGCGACCCGGATGCGCACGGACCGGGAGAACGCCCAGGCCGCCGCGGCGGCGGGCGGGCCGGAGCCCGCGGTCGCGGCGCTCGTCGGGGCCGCCGTCGACTCGGAGCGGGTCGAGCAGCAGGCGCACGGGACAGCCGCGGCGGTGATGGCCGGATTCGAGCGGGCGGCGGAGCCGCTGCGCGCGCCGTGGGAGTTCACCGCGCCGCCGAAGGTGCCGGGCGCGCGGACCAGGACGCCGAAGGACAAGGCGTCCGGCGGCGGGGCCGCGTCCGCCCGCGGCGGAGGTTCCGGCGGGGTCGGGGTGCCGGCGGCACCGCTCGGCGCTTTTCCGGTCGGCGCGGTGCAACGCGATCAGGGCGGTCGCGCCGCGCCGCCGCCACCGGCGGCGAGCACCACCTCGCCCGGTGGCCGCGGTGTGCCGATGATGCCCGCCGGGATGATGGGTGCCGCGGGAGCCGCGGCGGCGGCGAAGCACGCCGCGCAGCCCGCGGGGGCCCTGCCGGCTGCGGGCGCCGACGACGAGAACGACGCCTTCGTGGTGCATGCCGCTCCGGCGGTGCTCGGTGCCCACGGCGAGTCGCTGGCGGAGGAACCGTGA
- a CDS encoding ESX secretion-associated protein EspG has translation MTAHAVAALSARFGTEVPPVLWTPPDPRRDVVPDALDENALDADETDALRVLAAPQVRIEARATGALDARLCLARAGHVTARVVRAAGTATVDLPHCDGSADRLAALVAPILGSAPEADPVVAASFPAVAGRAALRAGDAGEIGAALRAIGVDADAARLIGRVFARSQRCVEFTVHAGDRRCATVVAVIDSPSGRVVVRTAGEPGAEAWISVADGSAHRVGRALRRACEELPGGGWTP, from the coding sequence GTGACTGCGCACGCGGTGGCGGCGCTGAGCGCCCGGTTCGGCACCGAGGTGCCGCCGGTGCTGTGGACCCCGCCCGATCCCCGGCGCGACGTGGTCCCGGATGCGCTGGACGAGAACGCTCTCGACGCCGACGAGACGGACGCGCTGCGGGTGCTCGCCGCGCCCCAGGTGCGGATCGAGGCCCGCGCGACGGGCGCGCTCGATGCCCGGCTGTGCCTCGCCCGTGCGGGTCACGTGACCGCGCGGGTGGTGCGGGCCGCGGGAACCGCCACGGTCGACCTCCCGCACTGCGACGGCTCCGCGGACCGGCTGGCGGCCCTCGTCGCCCCGATCCTGGGGAGCGCCCCGGAGGCGGATCCCGTGGTGGCGGCCTCCTTCCCGGCGGTGGCCGGCCGGGCGGCGCTCCGGGCGGGCGACGCGGGGGAGATCGGAGCGGCCCTGCGCGCCATCGGGGTGGACGCCGACGCCGCGCGGCTGATCGGGCGCGTCTTCGCCCGCTCACAGCGCTGCGTCGAATTCACGGTGCACGCGGGTGACCGCCGCTGCGCGACGGTGGTCGCGGTGATCGACTCGCCCAGCGGGCGCGTCGTGGTGCGGACGGCGGGCGAGCCGGGCGCGGAGGCGTGGATCTCCGTCGCCGACGGCAGCGCGCACCGGGTCGGCAGGGCGCTGCGGCGGGCCTGCGAGGAACTTCCGGGTGGCGGCTGGACGCCGTGA
- a CDS encoding WXG100 family type VII secretion target — protein sequence MASGTRAELAAMQTGADTLDDLGAQMKTTLNQLRGDVEATQGVWAGAAQVAFLGVMARWDESAAKVNTALVDISTMLSGNTSSYRSQEDQNTSDITALSL from the coding sequence ATGGCAAGCGGAACCAGGGCCGAACTCGCGGCGATGCAGACCGGCGCCGACACGCTGGACGACCTCGGGGCACAGATGAAGACGACCCTGAACCAGCTGCGCGGCGATGTCGAGGCGACGCAGGGCGTGTGGGCCGGCGCGGCCCAGGTCGCCTTCCTGGGCGTGATGGCGCGGTGGGACGAGAGCGCGGCGAAGGTCAACACCGCGCTCGTCGACATCAGCACCATGCTCTCGGGCAACACGTCGAGCTACCGCTCGCAGGAGGATCAGAACACCTCCGACATCACGGCCCTGAGCCTGTAG
- a CDS encoding WXG100 family type VII secretion target has translation MSDMIRYDYATIRAALDDIAQRSTVLMQQADAIRTEQNKFAGAWEDPQSATAYQAVQTRWNTSFEDITNLLTRVKTAAENAVASMQQTNTKAADGWT, from the coding sequence ATGAGTGACATGATCCGCTACGACTACGCCACCATCCGGGCCGCGCTCGACGACATCGCGCAGCGCAGCACGGTGCTGATGCAGCAGGCCGACGCGATCCGCACCGAGCAGAACAAGTTCGCGGGAGCGTGGGAGGACCCGCAGTCGGCGACCGCGTACCAGGCGGTCCAGACCCGGTGGAACACCAGTTTCGAGGACATCACCAACCTGCTCACGAGGGTCAAGACCGCGGCCGAGAACGCGGTGGCCTCGATGCAGCAGACCAACACCAAGGCCGCGGACGGCTGGACCTAG
- a CDS encoding type VII secretion protein EccE, whose protein sequence is MDRTTGSAGLVAPGRWHRAAWPSSGAVLLAEATAAAAGLSTAALGGPHWAAASAALVAGAGTLVRVRGTSGAEYAADRLRVRGSGGATVEAAPYPSGGEIGVRRANRRLTAFVRLAPTAPHLVPMLGREDPAVPLGLLADLLDHADTPASRIDLMLAGGRVPGEPPAPRMRYQQLLGPVHRWATADVLIAVTIDPADCAAACGRRGGGPSGELRAAALAAQRAVDVLRARGITAAPLRPPEIAGVDPDAPTESVPCDPEDLARGDLGAVFAGDAPGRAGITVHRDRAGGIRVGAWRSGADPERRGRRGDGEASGPAAALETLHVPLCGSGQILGSDATGGPVSARLHGRGVRTVWAAVADDPARQLVERAVATGARVLIVTGRPAMWQPLVNWVGSPRELWISGWRYPQQLTGLGPADYTVTVLDGTAAGLTPGSVEPAGTVWRIEQAGISPVTEADVVLSQPLPGMLTVRTDGGAATLRLVA, encoded by the coding sequence ATGGATCGGACAACGGGATCGGCCGGGCTCGTCGCGCCCGGGCGCTGGCACCGCGCGGCATGGCCGTCGAGCGGAGCCGTCCTCCTCGCGGAGGCGACCGCCGCCGCCGCGGGGCTGAGCACCGCCGCGCTCGGCGGGCCGCACTGGGCCGCCGCGTCCGCGGCGCTCGTCGCCGGCGCGGGGACGCTCGTCCGCGTGCGCGGCACGTCGGGAGCCGAGTACGCGGCGGACCGGCTGCGCGTGCGCGGTTCCGGGGGCGCCACCGTCGAAGCCGCCCCGTATCCGAGTGGCGGCGAGATCGGCGTACGCCGCGCGAACCGCAGGCTGACCGCGTTCGTGCGCCTCGCACCGACCGCGCCGCACCTGGTTCCGATGCTGGGACGGGAGGATCCGGCGGTCCCGCTGGGTCTGCTCGCCGACCTGCTCGACCACGCGGATACACCCGCTTCGCGGATCGATCTGATGCTCGCGGGCGGGCGCGTTCCGGGCGAGCCGCCGGCCCCGCGCATGCGCTACCAGCAGTTGCTCGGTCCCGTGCACCGCTGGGCCACCGCCGACGTGCTCATCGCAGTCACCATCGACCCCGCCGATTGCGCGGCGGCCTGCGGCCGGCGCGGCGGCGGGCCGTCCGGCGAACTGCGGGCGGCGGCGCTCGCGGCACAGCGGGCAGTCGACGTGCTGCGCGCCCGGGGGATCACGGCGGCGCCGCTGCGCCCGCCGGAGATCGCCGGTGTCGATCCGGACGCGCCCACCGAATCCGTGCCGTGCGATCCGGAGGACCTGGCCCGGGGCGACCTCGGCGCGGTCTTCGCGGGCGATGCCCCCGGTCGCGCCGGCATCACCGTGCACCGCGACCGTGCGGGTGGGATCCGTGTGGGGGCATGGCGATCCGGTGCGGATCCGGAGCGCCGCGGGCGGCGCGGCGACGGCGAAGCGAGCGGACCCGCCGCGGCGCTCGAGACGCTGCACGTCCCCCTCTGCGGCAGTGGCCAGATCCTCGGCTCCGACGCCACCGGTGGACCGGTCTCGGCACGGCTCCACGGCCGGGGCGTTCGCACCGTGTGGGCCGCGGTGGCCGACGATCCGGCGCGGCAACTGGTGGAGCGGGCCGTCGCCACCGGCGCACGCGTCCTGATCGTGACGGGCCGGCCGGCCATGTGGCAGCCGCTCGTCAACTGGGTGGGATCGCCGCGAGAGCTGTGGATCTCCGGCTGGCGCTATCCCCAGCAGCTGACCGGCCTCGGACCGGCCGACTACACCGTCACGGTGCTCGACGGCACCGCCGCGGGACTCACGCCCGGGTCGGTGGAGCCCGCCGGAACGGTGTGGCGGATCGAGCAGGCCGGGATCTCCCCCGTCACCGAGGCCGACGTGGTGCTCAGCCAGCCGCTGCCGGGCATGCTCACCGTGCGCACCGACGGCGGCGCGGCGACGCTCCGGCTCGTCGCCTAG
- the eccB gene encoding type VII secretion protein EccB, translating to MRKQLTTRAQVSGYRFILRRMDHALLRRDPRMISDPMASQSRSLVVGLILALVITGGCGVLALLRPQGAVGDAKIVLAKESGALYVRVEDVLHPVTGLASARLVVGEAAQPTSVKDKRLSDFRRGPEVGIVGAPAQILGPVSAWTEGAAPWLLCDRTRPAPSDKPTARDSLDTMVSSVDEGTADDGAVLVRRGADYFLLFRGVRAAVNPSDPVVRRVAGIDGAAARAVSAPLLNAFEPIDPVAVPQIPGRGQPSSVVPGARVGDVVRVSDSDRDRLYVVLADGVQPVGAWAADLIRAGDPAGSAIGTAPASAVAAAATRRSVPVADLPDRRPAVRAVRDAPVICAAASTDGAGGGTVELRTFRASPGPGAPVALAGADGAGDALDAAAIPSGSGEYVVAAEPGGERRDGLFYISDSGVRYGIPNAETAQILGLQHKPRPVAWSVLAAIPAGPDLTRAAASMTRDGTPVTVSR from the coding sequence ATGCGGAAGCAGTTGACCACGCGCGCGCAGGTCAGTGGGTACCGATTCATCCTGCGGCGGATGGATCACGCCCTGCTGCGGCGGGATCCGCGCATGATCTCGGATCCGATGGCGTCGCAGTCGCGGTCCCTCGTCGTCGGCCTGATCCTCGCGCTGGTCATCACGGGCGGCTGCGGCGTGCTCGCGTTGCTCCGCCCACAGGGGGCGGTGGGAGACGCGAAGATCGTGCTCGCCAAGGAATCCGGAGCGCTGTACGTCCGCGTGGAGGACGTCCTGCATCCGGTGACCGGGCTGGCCTCCGCCCGCCTCGTGGTCGGCGAGGCGGCGCAGCCGACCTCGGTGAAGGACAAGCGGCTCAGCGACTTCCGCCGCGGTCCCGAGGTCGGCATCGTCGGCGCACCCGCCCAGATCCTCGGCCCGGTCTCGGCCTGGACCGAGGGCGCGGCGCCGTGGCTGCTGTGCGACCGCACCCGGCCGGCACCGTCGGACAAGCCGACCGCGCGGGACTCGCTCGACACGATGGTCTCGTCCGTCGACGAGGGCACCGCCGATGACGGCGCGGTGCTCGTCCGCCGCGGCGCCGATTACTTCCTCCTGTTCCGGGGCGTGCGTGCCGCGGTGAACCCGTCGGACCCCGTGGTGCGCAGGGTCGCCGGGATCGACGGTGCCGCCGCGCGGGCGGTCAGCGCGCCGCTGCTCAACGCCTTCGAACCGATCGATCCCGTTGCCGTCCCGCAGATCCCGGGGCGGGGACAACCGTCGAGCGTCGTGCCCGGTGCCCGCGTCGGCGACGTGGTGCGCGTCTCCGACAGCGACCGTGATCGCCTGTACGTGGTGCTCGCCGACGGGGTGCAGCCGGTCGGTGCGTGGGCGGCCGACCTGATCCGCGCGGGTGATCCCGCGGGCAGTGCCATCGGGACGGCGCCCGCCTCCGCGGTGGCCGCTGCGGCGACCCGGCGCTCGGTCCCCGTCGCCGACCTGCCCGACCGTCGACCGGCGGTCCGCGCGGTGCGGGACGCGCCGGTCATCTGCGCCGCCGCGTCCACCGACGGCGCGGGCGGCGGGACCGTCGAACTGCGGACCTTCCGGGCCTCGCCCGGTCCCGGCGCACCCGTTGCGCTCGCGGGGGCCGACGGTGCCGGGGACGCCCTCGACGCCGCGGCCATCCCGTCCGGTTCGGGCGAGTACGTGGTGGCCGCGGAGCCCGGCGGCGAGCGGCGGGACGGACTCTTCTACATCTCGGACTCGGGTGTGCGATACGGCATCCCGAACGCGGAGACCGCGCAGATCCTGGGTCTGCAGCACAAGCCGAGGCCGGTGGCGTGGTCGGTGCTTGCGGCGATCCCCGCGGGACCGGACCTCACGCGCGCCGCCGCCTCGATGACCCGCGACGGCACCCCGGTGACGGTGAGCCGCTGA
- the mycP gene encoding type VII secretion-associated serine protease mycosin: MGRRFRAATAAAVLALAVPVVPGGSASADPPPDGAPRGPVGPLAPTVQRSQCNALRTQPGTDYTRADHAARSLRFDQAWRFTRGEGQKVAVIDTGVTPHPRLGEVIPGGDYVSAGDGRDDCDAHGTAVAGIIAGRPAPGDAFSGVAPAASIIAIRQASAAFEPQQRGVNSHGNVTTMAYAVVRAVDLGATVINISEVACAASAAALGDDALGRAVRYAADRNVVLVAAAGNVGSGSACAEQNDNPAAPRTIASPARFADQVIAVGATEPDGRAAEFSLAGPWVTVAAPGTDVTTLEPRGAGLANAQVTREGTTPLAGTSYAAPYVAGVAALVRARFPQLSAAQVRDRILATARRSAGMGGAGIVDPAAAVSAEVPGEAPAAGRLAVAAAPAPDARPRTYALAGLALLAVAAVAACLARR, translated from the coding sequence ATGGGTCGGCGGTTCCGGGCCGCCACGGCGGCGGCGGTGCTCGCCCTGGCCGTGCCGGTGGTGCCCGGCGGGTCCGCGTCCGCCGACCCGCCGCCCGACGGGGCGCCGCGCGGCCCCGTCGGCCCGTTGGCGCCGACGGTGCAGCGCTCCCAGTGCAACGCGCTCCGCACGCAGCCCGGAACCGACTACACGCGCGCGGATCACGCCGCCCGATCCCTCCGCTTCGATCAGGCTTGGCGGTTCACCCGCGGCGAGGGCCAGAAGGTCGCGGTGATCGACACGGGCGTCACGCCGCACCCGCGGCTCGGCGAGGTGATCCCGGGCGGCGACTACGTCTCGGCGGGCGACGGTCGCGACGACTGCGATGCGCACGGCACCGCCGTGGCGGGGATCATCGCCGGCCGGCCGGCGCCCGGCGACGCCTTCTCCGGCGTCGCGCCCGCGGCGTCGATCATCGCCATCCGCCAGGCCAGCGCGGCCTTCGAACCGCAGCAACGCGGGGTGAACAGCCACGGCAACGTGACCACGATGGCCTACGCCGTGGTCCGCGCGGTCGACCTGGGCGCCACCGTCATCAACATCTCGGAGGTCGCCTGCGCGGCGTCGGCCGCCGCGCTCGGCGACGACGCCCTCGGCAGGGCCGTGCGCTACGCCGCCGACCGGAACGTGGTCCTCGTCGCAGCCGCCGGCAACGTCGGCTCCGGTTCGGCGTGCGCGGAGCAGAACGACAACCCCGCCGCGCCGCGTACCATCGCCTCGCCGGCCCGCTTCGCCGACCAGGTGATCGCCGTCGGCGCCACCGAACCGGACGGGCGGGCCGCGGAGTTCTCCCTCGCGGGTCCGTGGGTCACCGTCGCCGCACCGGGTACCGACGTGACCACGCTCGAACCGCGTGGAGCGGGACTCGCCAATGCCCAGGTGACGCGGGAGGGCACGACCCCGCTCGCCGGAACCAGTTACGCCGCACCGTACGTCGCCGGAGTGGCGGCTCTCGTACGGGCGCGGTTCCCACAGCTCAGCGCGGCCCAGGTGCGCGACCGAATCCTGGCGACCGCGCGGCGATCGGCGGGCATGGGCGGGGCGGGGATCGTCGATCCGGCGGCGGCGGTGTCGGCGGAGGTGCCCGGCGAGGCACCCGCGGCCGGACGCCTCGCCGTGGCGGCCGCGCCCGCACCGGACGCGCGACCGCGTACGTACGCCCTCGCCGGGCTCGCGCTCCTCGCGGTGGCCGCGGTCGCGGCGTGCCTCGCACGCCGCTGA
- the eccD gene encoding type VII secretion integral membrane protein EccD, producing the protein MTDVMEETTAEVARLSRVSVLCGGTQVDVSLPLLTPTEVLIPELVRLFGDRIGGSAESAWSRPWRLAPVGGEPLPGPQTPADAGITDGALLVLFVAEAPPPPPVFDDVFDRTAADLVAGRRWDERSAMIVGLVVLGLATVASGAVALRLGLAPRGADGARPAVDHVFAQLWCGAAALALLTGSLLSARRMAAPGPVPTALAMCATVLAGVTGALVVPLGADGRYGPPHALLATATAAVAALVALRFTGRGTVVHTALLCGAALAGPAMFAALWLPGRRAAIAATGAIAAYLVLVFAARIAAVAARLPLPHVPAAGERIDPIDDDPPPTVAGVGAVASGLDEDPQERDVPPRSDLAQLICTGITVGAAAAGAVATLAVGAAARELPGHHLAFALVMAVAFCLRGRTHAEPVQAGAGVLAGAVIAIGTATGLAWGFGSWPVVGLVGLATVGVLALACGVLAPGVVFSPVQRRLAELGEYLTIAAAGPLLGWVWDVYATVRNL; encoded by the coding sequence ATGACCGACGTGATGGAGGAGACGACCGCCGAGGTGGCGCGGCTGAGCCGCGTCTCGGTGCTGTGCGGCGGAACGCAGGTCGACGTCTCCCTGCCGCTGCTCACCCCGACGGAGGTGCTGATCCCGGAACTGGTGCGGCTCTTCGGCGACCGGATCGGCGGCTCCGCCGAGTCGGCGTGGTCGCGGCCCTGGCGCCTCGCGCCCGTCGGGGGTGAGCCGCTGCCCGGCCCGCAGACGCCGGCGGACGCGGGGATCACCGACGGCGCACTCCTGGTCCTGTTCGTGGCGGAGGCGCCGCCCCCGCCGCCGGTCTTCGACGACGTCTTCGACCGCACCGCGGCCGATCTCGTCGCGGGCCGTCGCTGGGACGAGCGCTCGGCGATGATCGTCGGGCTGGTGGTGCTCGGCCTGGCGACGGTGGCGTCGGGTGCCGTGGCGCTGCGACTGGGCCTCGCCCCGCGCGGAGCCGACGGCGCGCGGCCCGCGGTCGATCACGTCTTCGCGCAGCTGTGGTGCGGTGCGGCCGCGCTGGCCCTGCTCACCGGTTCCCTGCTGTCCGCGCGCCGGATGGCCGCCCCGGGGCCGGTGCCCACGGCGCTCGCGATGTGCGCCACCGTGCTCGCGGGGGTGACGGGTGCCCTGGTCGTGCCCCTCGGCGCGGACGGCCGCTACGGGCCGCCGCACGCGCTGCTCGCCACCGCGACGGCCGCCGTCGCCGCACTGGTCGCGCTCCGGTTCACGGGCCGCGGCACGGTCGTGCACACGGCGCTGCTCTGCGGCGCCGCGCTCGCCGGCCCGGCGATGTTCGCCGCACTGTGGCTACCCGGTCGCCGCGCCGCGATCGCCGCCACCGGCGCGATCGCCGCGTACCTCGTGCTGGTCTTCGCCGCCCGGATCGCCGCCGTCGCGGCGCGCCTGCCGTTGCCCCACGTGCCGGCCGCCGGGGAGCGGATCGACCCCATCGACGACGACCCGCCGCCCACGGTCGCGGGCGTCGGCGCGGTGGCGTCGGGCCTCGACGAGGACCCGCAGGAGCGGGACGTCCCGCCGCGATCCGATCTGGCCCAGCTCATCTGCACCGGGATCACGGTGGGCGCCGCCGCCGCGGGAGCGGTCGCCACGCTCGCGGTCGGTGCCGCAGCGCGCGAGCTGCCGGGCCACCATCTCGCCTTCGCCCTGGTCATGGCGGTCGCCTTCTGCCTCCGGGGACGCACGCACGCGGAGCCCGTACAGGCGGGCGCCGGCGTGCTCGCCGGGGCGGTCATCGCGATCGGCACCGCCACGGGTCTCGCCTGGGGGTTCGGCTCGTGGCCGGTGGTCGGGCTCGTGGGGTTGGCGACGGTGGGCGTCCTCGCGCTCGCGTGCGGCGTGCTCGCACCCGGTGTCGTCTTCAGTCCGGTGCAGCGGCGCCTGGCGGAACTGGGCGAGTACCTCACGATCGCCGCGGCCGGCCCCCTCCTGGGCTGGGTGTGGGACGTCTACGCCACCGTCCGGAACCTCTGA